The Ascaphus truei isolate aAscTru1 unplaced genomic scaffold, aAscTru1.hap1 HAP1_SCAFFOLD_1966, whole genome shotgun sequence sequence aatgtatgtacagtggtgtgaaaaagaaagtacaccctctttgaattctatagttTTTACATATtgggacataacaatcatctgttccttagcaggtcttaaaattaggtaaatacaacctcagatggacaacaacacatgacatattacactgtgtcatgatttatttaacaaaaataaagccaaaatggagaagccatgtgtgaaaaactaaggacACCCTAGTGCTTccgtaggaattaagatgctaagtagcagacaggtgctgctaatcaaatgcccttgattaattgatcatcagcaagtgtgaccacctctataaaagccgacgttttagcagtttgctggtctggagcattcaggtgtgtgttaacacaatgccaaggaggaaagacatcagcaatgatcttagagaagcaattgttgctgcccatcaatctgggaagggttataaggccatttccaaacaatgtaaagtccatcattctacagtgagaaagattattcaaaagtggaaaacattcaagacaattgccaatcttcccaggagtggacgttccagcaaattcaccccaaggtcagactgtgcaatgctcagagaaattgcaaaaaccccaagagttacatctcaggctCTACAGGCCTTAGTTAGCATGTTACATGTTAAAGTTCataacagtacaattagaaaaagactgaacaagtttgctttgtttggaagggttgccaggagaaagcctcttgtctctaaaaagaacatggcagcacggcttaggtttgcaaagttgcatctgaacaaaccacaagacttctggaataatgtcctttggacagacgagaccaaagtggagaagtttggccataatgcacagcgccacgtttggcgaaaaccaaacacagcatatcagcacaaacacctcataccaactgtcaagcatggtggtggaggggtgatgatttgggcttgttttgcagccacaggtcctgggaaccttgcagtcattgagtcgaccatgtactcctctgtataccaaagtattctagagtcaaatgtgaggccttctgtccgacagctaaagcttggctgaaattgggtcatgcaacaggacaatgatcccaagcacaccagcaaatctacaacagaatggctgaaaaagaaaagaaccaaggtgttgcaatggcccagtcaaagtccagacctcaacacgatttaaatgctgtggctggaccttaagagagctgtgcataaacaaatgccgcaaacctcaatgaaccgAAGCaaagttgtaaagaagagtgggccaaaattcctccacaacgatgtgagagactgataaagtcatacagaaaacgattacttcaagttattgctgctaaaggtggttctacaagctattgaatcataaggtgtacttagttttttcacacatggcttctccatttgggctttcattttgttaaataaatcaggacacggtgtaatatgtctcacacacacacacacacacacacacacacacacacacacacacacacacacacacacacacacacacacacacacacacacacacacacacacacacacacacacacacacacacacacacacacacacacacacacacacacacacacacacggtgtaatatgtcatgtgctgttgttcatctgaggttgtatttacctaattttaagacctgctagggaacaggtgattgttattatttcCTGATATCTAAAACCATAGATTTCAGAGAGGGTGTACTtgctttttcacaccactgtatatagttATAGAGCCGCCCCGTATATCACTATACACAGGTTAGTACAAGAGTTTGGTTCCGGCTCACTTACCTGAGACACCAGCAAAGCCGCTTTCACATTCACCGCAAAGCTCCTGGGAGAGAGCGACACAGTgagagagcgcgcgcgacacAGCGAGAGGGAGCGCGCGCGACACAGCGAGAGGGAGCGCGCGCGACACAGCGAGAGGGAGCGCGCGCGACACAGCGAGAGGGAGCGCGCGCGACACAGCGAGAGGGAGCGCGcgcgacacagcgagagagcgcgcgcgacacAGCGAGAGGGAGCGCGCGCGACACAGCGAGAGGGAGCGCGCGCGACACAGCGAGAGGGCGCGCGCGACACAGCGAGAGGGAGCGCGCGCGACACAGCGAGAGGGAGCGCGcgcgacacagcgagagagcgcgcgcgacacAGCGAGAGGGAGCGCGCGCGACACAGCGAGAGGGAGCGCGCGCGACACAGCGAGAGGGAGCGCGCGCGACACAGCGAGAGGGAGCGCGCGCGACACAGCGAGAGGGAGCGCGCGCGACACAGCGAGAGGGAGCGCGCGCGACACAGCGAGAGGGAGCGCGCGCGACACAGCGAGAGGGAGCGCGCGCGACACAGCGAGAGGGAGCGCGCGCGACACAGCGAGAGGGGGCCGCGACACAGCGAAAGAGCGCGcgcgacacagcgagagagcgcgacagagagagcgcgcgcgacacagcgagagagcgcgcgcgacacagcgagagagcgcgcgcgacacAGCGAGAGGGGGCCGCGACACAGCGAAAGAGCGCGcgcgacacagcgagagagcgcgacagagagagcgcgcgcgacacagcgagagagcgcgcgcgacacagcgagagagcgcgcgcgacacagcgagagagcgcgcgcgacacagcgagagagcgcgcgcgacacagcgagagagcgcgcgcgacacagcgagagagcgcccgcgacacagcgagagagcgcccgcgacacagcgagagagcgcccgcgacacagcgagagagcgcccgcgacacagcgagagagcgcgcgcgacacagcgagagagcgcgcgacacagcgagagagagcgcgcgacacagcgagagagagcgcgcgcgacacagcgagagagagcgcgcgcgacacagcgagagagagcgcgcgcgacacagcgagagagagcgcgcgcgacacagcgagagagcgcgcgacacagcgagagagcgcgcgcaatacagcgagagagagcgcgcgcgacacagcgagagagcgcgTGCGACACAGCGAGAGGGGGCCGCGACACAGCGAAAGAGCGCGcgcgacacagcgagagagcgcgacagagagagcgcgcgcgacacagcgagagagcgcgcgcgacacagcgagagagcgcgcgcgacacagcgagagagcgcgcgcgacacagcgagagagagcgcgcgacacagcgagagagcgcccgcgacacagcgagagagcgcccgcgacacagcgagagagcgcgcgcgacacagcgagagagcgcgcgacacagcgagagagagcgcgcgacacagcgagagagagcgcgcgcgacacagcgagagagagcgcgcgcgacacagcgagagagagcgcgcgcgacacagcgagagagcgcgcgacacagcgagagagagcgcgcgcgacacagcgagagagagcgcgcgcgacacagcgcgagagagcgcgcgcgacacagcgcgagagagcgcgcgcgacacagcgcgagagagcgcgcgcgacacagcgcgagagagcgcgcgcgacacagcgcgagagagcgcgcgcgacacagcgagagagcgcgcgcgacacAGCGAGAAAGCGCGcgcgacacagcgagagagcgcgcgcgacacagcgagagagagcgcgcgacacagcgagagagcgcgcgctacacagcgagagagcgcgacacagcgagagagagcgacacagcgagagagagagcgacacagcgagagagagcgacacagcgagagagagagcgacacagcgagagagagcgacacagcgagagagagagcgacacagcgagagagagcgacacagcgagagagagcgcgcgacacaGCGAGAGCGCGCGcgcgacacagcgagagagagagcgacacagcgagagagagcgacacagcgagagagagagcgacacagcgagagagagcgacacagcgagagagagcgacacagcgagagagcgcgacacagcgAGAGCGAcagcgagagagcgcgcgcgacacagcgagagagagagcaacacagcGAGAGAAcaacacagcgagagagagagcgacacagtgagagagcgcgcgcgacacagcgagagagagagcgacacagcgagagagagagcgacacagcgaAAGGGCGCGCAGGAGGTTGGAGGAGAGGGGGAACAAAAGGTGCACAGCATGATTACAGAGCCGCACCTTTCCAACAATGCATTGAACCCAAGATTCAAAATTAATTGACTGCGATATAGATCCCCCCGTGCGTACTGCGGTATATATTCATGCTGAGTATCTTCTTGCAGATAAACAAATTTAatgtagccacgccccccccctccccgagccTCTCCCCCAGCGGACACTTCGCAGACTCCATGTCATTAGCGGGTATTAGCTGCTTTGTGGGTGTAGTTGGTGAGAGTGTGCGGGTGGCATACTGCCCAGTACTGAGCTGTAATCTCCGTGGCACCAGCTCCCTAATCTCCGTGGCACCAGCTCCCTGCAGTTTGGACTTCACGGTCACTGAGCAGCATGGGCCTAATGGAGCGGATAGCAGATCCCCGCACTATCCTGGGGAGGAAACCACGTTCCCGTGACAAGGACGGCAAACTCACAGCGCCACGTCTGCTGCGCAGGCGTACAAATAACCTGTGTGGGGGCTCTGGCACAGCAATGCCACGGgccacggggtgtgtgtgtgcgcgcaagtGACACTCACTGATCAAACGCCTCCTCCGTGACCCCAAGCAACGGCTGCAGGAGCGCCACGCCCGCATTGTTCACCAGGAGGTCCACAGGCCCCACGGAGCTCAGAGCCGCCTCCGTGGCCGACCAGTCTGCCAGATCCACGCAGAGCGTCTGCACCCCGGGGCACTGCAGGGCAATGTTACCCCGGGAGGGGCAGTTAAGAGGGACAAACACATCCTATAACGCAGTCAGGTCACAGGGAGCGTGAGGAGGGCGAGGGGCGTGCAGGCCGCTAATGCAGTGATGTATTAGGGGGGCTACATGGGACTGCGCGGCACTGTACAGTGTTATAGGAGGGTTTTGCTCATTCCAAAGTGCAGGGATTCCATATTAGGGTTTATTGACACACAGGATGTACTGAAGGGTTATATCTATATAGGGCCGTTGCTGGGGTTCGGTGTTAGAGCGGTGATACCCTGGCATGGGGCGGTGTTAAAGGGGTGATACCACAGAACGGAGAAGCAGAGTTACCCCGGTACGGGGCAGTGTTACCCCGGTACGGGGCAGTGTTACACGGGCGTTATCTCGGTATAGGTTGGTGATAGAGGCTATTAGGAGGGGTGTATCCCCGGTACGGGGCGGCGATAAAGGGGTACGGGGCGGCGTTATGGGTGTACGGTGCAGTGTTACGGGGGTACGGGGCTGCGTTACGGATGTAGCGTTAGGGGGGGCGGCGGCGTAAGGgggtacagtgtgaggggggctGCGGCGTTACAGCGCGGCTGTGTTACCCCGGTACTCTCACCTCGCGGGCCAGGCTCTCCAGGTCCCCCGGGCTCCGGCTCAGAGCAGTCACCTCGGCCCCCGCCGCCCGCAGCGCTCTCACCGTCTCCCGGCCGATACCTGCGCGGAGGGGGATATCAGCGGGGGCGGTATAGCGGGGCGGATGAGGTATAGCGGCGATGGGGATATCAGCAGGGGCGGTATAGCGAGGAGGGGGCGGTATAGCGGGGAGGGGAATATTATCGGGGGCGGTATAGCGAGGAGGGGGCGGTATAGCGGGGAGGGGAATATTATCGGGGGCGGTATAGAGGGGCGGGGGCGGTATAGAGGGGCGGGGGCGGtatagaggggaggagggggatatcAGCGGGATGGGGATATCAGCGGGATGGGAGAGGGCGGTACACCTGGGAGGGGGAATAGCGGGGAATGGAGAGGTATAGCCACGGTGGATGCGGTATAGCCGGGGGTGGGACGGTATAGCGGGTGGAGGAGGGGCGGACGGTATAGCGGGTGGAGGAGGGGCGGGCGGTATAGCGGGTGGAGGAGGGGCGGGCGGTAtagcggggggaggggcgggcggtatagcggggggaggggcgggcggtatagcggggggaggggcgggcggtatagcggggggaggggcgggcggtatagcggggggaggggcgggcggtatagcggggggaggggcgggcggtatagcggggggaggggcgagcggtatagcggggggaggggcgagcggtatagcgggggggggggggtcgcggaaGCTGTATAGCGGGGCGCGGGAGCAGTATAGCAGGGGAGGGGGCGGTATAGCGGGGGCTCACCTTTTCCCGCCCCGGTTACCAGGGCCCGGCGGCCAGAGAAACTCAGCTCCATCGCACCGGGAATCACGTGAGGGGCGGGGCCTCGGGGTGTGGGCGGGGCGTGATAGTCCAAAGTGTGTCTGGAAAggtgggcggggcttgatcgAGACACGCGTGCCAGGTGGGCGGGGCTTCTCGCAAGGggcggggctgtca is a genomic window containing:
- the LOC142477123 gene encoding L-xylulose reductase-like, coding for MELSFSGRRALVTGAGKGIGRETVRALRAAGAEVTALSRSPGDLESLAREDVFVPLNCPSRGNIALQCPGVQTLCVDLADWSATEAALSSVGPVDLLVNNAGVALLQPLLGVTEEAFDQSFAVNVKAALLVSQVVVRQMVARGVPGAIVNVSSQASQRALQD